The following proteins are co-located in the Alphaproteobacteria bacterium genome:
- a CDS encoding site-specific DNA-methyltransferase produces the protein MNPVIIGNAILYNADCRDILPMLPGVDAVITDPPYGIKRHGQNETFTKLSKHNQRLHEALRTIVNPVTSITRVFPEWQLGD, from the coding sequence GTGAATCCAGTCATCATTGGTAATGCGATTTTGTATAATGCGGATTGTAGAGATATTTTGCCGATGTTGCCTGGAGTGGATGCTGTGATTACTGATCCGCCTTATGGAATAAAGCGTCATGGTCAGAATGAAACATTTACAAAACTATCAAAACATAATCAAAGATTGCATGAAGCGTTGCGAACCATTGTGAATCCAGTCACTTCCATTACTCGTGTCTTTCCTGAATGGCAGTTAGGTGATTAA